The Thermobispora bispora DSM 43833 genome window below encodes:
- the cydC gene encoding thiol reductant ABC exporter subunit CydC translates to MTVPPSVILRLLGAAAAGAAAELAGLGLIATAAWLITRAAEQPPLAALGVAIAAVRAFATSKGVFRYAERLAGHDVALRALATARERLYHALAPARPPERRGADLLTRMVEDTEAVQDLLVRCLLPAAAALTPAVAALVIELVLLPRAALALLAGLTVAGVLLPAASYAAARRWGAEIGRARAALAERVADLVHGSADLAAFGATGRALAAASAAGDRVDALERRRARALATAQAGGVLTQGLTACAVTLTAQAAGAGTVATAVLALTALVAFEPVLPLAQAAERLPGITGALRRTREIRRLPRAVTEPDRPAPLPGGPYTVEVRDLVVRHPGRAPAVDGVSLTLTPGKRVALVGPSGAGKSTLLAALMRLIEPESGSITVNGRDIRELRAEDVRRVMTGLPQDPYVFRASVRENLRLAAPEAGDEELERAVRRARLDRWVAGVGWDAGLGEDGRTVSGGQLQRLALARALLYDPPVLLLDEPGEALDDATAGAIMADVLDATRGRTVLMVTHRLTGLDQVDEVVVLDRGRVIQRGGHEELIRTPGHYRDLWEAESRAWRPPAGQPIIAGTGSPSGRAAAAHHRER, encoded by the coding sequence GTGACCGTCCCGCCGTCCGTGATCCTCCGCCTGCTGGGCGCGGCCGCCGCCGGCGCGGCCGCCGAGCTCGCCGGGCTCGGGCTCATCGCCACCGCCGCCTGGCTGATCACCCGGGCCGCCGAGCAGCCGCCCCTCGCCGCGCTCGGCGTCGCGATCGCCGCCGTGCGCGCCTTCGCCACGAGCAAGGGCGTCTTCCGGTACGCCGAACGCCTCGCCGGGCACGACGTGGCGCTCCGCGCCCTCGCCACCGCCCGGGAGCGGCTCTACCACGCCCTCGCCCCGGCCCGCCCGCCGGAGCGGCGCGGCGCCGACCTGCTCACCCGCATGGTCGAGGACACCGAGGCCGTGCAGGACCTGCTCGTCCGCTGCCTGCTCCCGGCGGCCGCCGCGCTCACCCCCGCCGTCGCGGCGCTCGTGATCGAGCTGGTGCTGCTGCCGCGCGCCGCGCTCGCGCTCCTCGCCGGGCTCACCGTCGCCGGGGTCCTGCTGCCGGCCGCCTCCTACGCGGCCGCCCGCCGCTGGGGCGCGGAGATCGGCCGGGCCCGGGCCGCGCTCGCCGAGCGCGTGGCCGACCTGGTGCACGGCTCGGCCGACCTCGCGGCCTTCGGGGCCACCGGGCGCGCCCTCGCCGCCGCCTCCGCCGCCGGAGATCGGGTCGACGCGCTCGAGCGCCGGCGCGCCCGGGCACTGGCCACGGCCCAGGCGGGCGGCGTGCTCACCCAGGGCCTCACCGCCTGCGCGGTCACGCTCACCGCCCAGGCCGCCGGGGCGGGCACGGTGGCCACCGCCGTGCTCGCGCTCACCGCCCTCGTCGCGTTCGAGCCGGTCCTCCCGCTCGCCCAGGCCGCCGAGCGGCTGCCCGGGATCACCGGCGCGCTGCGCCGGACCCGCGAGATCCGGCGCCTGCCCCGCGCGGTCACCGAACCCGACCGGCCGGCGCCCCTCCCCGGCGGGCCGTACACCGTCGAGGTGCGCGACCTGGTCGTGCGGCACCCCGGCCGGGCACCCGCCGTCGACGGGGTGAGCCTCACGCTCACCCCCGGCAAGCGGGTGGCCCTGGTGGGCCCGAGCGGCGCGGGCAAGAGCACGCTGCTGGCCGCGCTCATGCGGCTGATCGAGCCGGAGTCGGGGAGCATCACGGTCAACGGCCGCGACATCCGGGAGCTGCGCGCCGAGGACGTGCGGCGGGTGATGACCGGGCTGCCCCAGGACCCGTACGTGTTCCGCGCGAGCGTGCGGGAGAACCTGCGCCTCGCCGCACCGGAGGCGGGCGACGAGGAGCTGGAGCGCGCGGTGCGGCGGGCCCGGCTCGACCGCTGGGTCGCGGGCGTCGGCTGGGACGCCGGCCTGGGGGAGGACGGCCGCACGGTCTCCGGCGGCCAGCTCCAGCGGCTCGCCCTCGCCCGGGCGTTGCTGTACGACCCGCCGGTGCTGCTGCTCGACGAACCGGGCGAGGCGCTGGACGACGCGACCGCCGGCGCGATCATGGCCGACGTGCTCGACGCCACGCGCGGCCGCACCGTGCTCATGGTCACCCACCGGCTCACCGGGCTCGACCAGGTCGACGAGGTCGTGGTGCTCGACCGGGGCCGGGTGATCCAGCGCGGCGGGCACGAGGAGCTGATCCGGACGCCCGGGCACTACCGCGATCTGTGGGAGGCCGAGTCGCGAGCGTGGCGGCCGCCGGCCGGCCAGCCGATCATCGCCGGGACCGGCTCGCCGTCCGGCCGGGCCGCGGCGGCGCACCACCGAGAGCGGTGA
- a CDS encoding methyltransferase domain-containing protein yields the protein MRMFGHAEIHDGVEVLDVGTGCGYGAALLARRLGDDRVTSVDVDPYLTKAAAERLDLIGLHPRIVTADATGPLTGEYDRIVATVSVRPIPPSWLQVLRPGGRLVTTIADTTIIVVADKTPDGGAAGRVMWDRAGFMRTRHGDDYPPDELADRFREIHDREGDEVTRGRYPVVEVAEAWELQSMLEVVAPGIEHWYDEDDEGRRTALMVHPDGSWARATAMRDEAPIVHQGGPRRLWDLLDRIRHRRLVEGSLPLYGSRVRITPDGVVHLRRGRWTAVIGP from the coding sequence CTGCGGATGTTCGGTCACGCCGAGATCCACGACGGGGTCGAGGTGCTCGATGTGGGCACCGGTTGCGGATACGGGGCGGCGCTGCTCGCCCGCCGTCTGGGCGATGACCGTGTCACGAGTGTGGACGTCGATCCCTACCTGACGAAGGCCGCCGCCGAGCGGCTCGACCTGATCGGGCTGCACCCGCGGATCGTCACGGCGGACGCCACGGGGCCGCTGACGGGGGAGTACGACCGGATCGTGGCGACGGTGTCCGTACGGCCCATCCCGCCGAGCTGGTTGCAGGTGCTGCGGCCGGGCGGGCGCCTGGTCACCACGATCGCCGATACCACGATCATCGTCGTCGCCGATAAGACCCCCGATGGCGGCGCCGCCGGGCGGGTCATGTGGGACCGCGCCGGGTTCATGCGCACCCGGCACGGCGACGACTACCCGCCGGATGAGCTGGCCGACCGGTTCAGGGAGATCCACGACCGGGAGGGGGACGAGGTCACCCGCGGCCGGTACCCGGTGGTGGAGGTGGCCGAGGCATGGGAGCTGCAGTCGATGCTGGAGGTCGTCGCACCGGGGATCGAGCACTGGTACGACGAGGACGACGAGGGGCGGCGCACGGCGCTCATGGTGCACCCGGACGGCTCCTGGGCCCGGGCGACCGCCATGCGGGACGAGGCGCCGATCGTTCACCAGGGCGGGCCGCGCCGCCTATGGGACCTCCTCGATCGGATCCGGCATCGCCGGCTGGTGGAGGGGAGCCTGCCGCTGTACGGCTCGCGCGTGCGCATCACCCCCGACGGTGTGGTCCACCTGCGGCGGGGCCGGTGGACGGCCGTGATCGGCCCGTGA
- a CDS encoding lysylphosphatidylglycerol synthase domain-containing protein, translated as MPRLLTRLSSSRVVRALLVLAALGFLGYGLARNRSETVAALAQLSWWSVAVSFAAVLAGLGLMLVAWRDILAGLGSPLPLPVAARVLFVGQLGKYIPGTVWSFAAMIELAREHGAPPRRTFGATTLGLAASLGCALLLAAATLSRQIAREGWWLLALIPMILIGLHPRVLTWGLNLALRILRREALDRVLSGADMAKALAWTMLGWLVYGVHLWVLVADMRPGGVSLYPIAAGAYALAWATGILTVVIPAGIGVREGAMVLALSPVLGTSQALVVAVVSRVVFSAADAAWAAIGFLWARSVPAPKARPREPLGSSHGGKPGDGTPSPGSPVP; from the coding sequence GTGCCGCGCTTGCTCACCCGCCTGAGTTCCAGCCGAGTGGTGCGGGCCCTGCTGGTGCTGGCCGCGCTCGGCTTCCTCGGCTACGGCCTGGCCCGGAACCGGTCGGAGACCGTCGCCGCCCTCGCGCAGCTCTCCTGGTGGTCGGTCGCGGTCTCCTTCGCCGCGGTGCTCGCCGGGCTCGGCCTCATGCTGGTCGCCTGGCGGGACATCCTCGCCGGGCTGGGCTCCCCGCTCCCGCTGCCCGTGGCGGCGCGGGTGCTCTTCGTCGGCCAGCTCGGCAAGTACATCCCCGGCACGGTCTGGTCGTTCGCCGCGATGATCGAGCTCGCCCGGGAACACGGCGCCCCGCCCCGGCGGACGTTCGGCGCCACCACCCTGGGCCTCGCCGCCTCGCTCGGCTGCGCCCTGCTCCTCGCCGCCGCGACCCTCTCCCGGCAGATCGCCCGCGAGGGGTGGTGGCTGCTCGCGCTGATCCCGATGATCCTCATCGGCCTCCACCCGCGGGTGCTGACCTGGGGGCTGAACCTCGCGCTGCGCATCCTGCGCAGGGAGGCCCTCGACCGGGTGCTCAGCGGGGCCGACATGGCGAAGGCACTCGCCTGGACCATGCTGGGCTGGCTGGTGTACGGCGTGCACCTGTGGGTGCTCGTGGCCGACATGCGCCCCGGCGGGGTGTCCCTCTACCCGATCGCGGCCGGGGCGTACGCCCTGGCGTGGGCCACCGGCATCCTCACCGTGGTGATCCCCGCGGGCATCGGGGTGCGGGAAGGCGCCATGGTCCTCGCGCTCTCCCCGGTGCTCGGCACGTCGCAGGCGCTGGTCGTCGCCGTGGTCTCCCGGGTGGTCTTCAGCGCGGCCGACGCCGCGTGGGCGGCGATCGGCTTCCTCTGGGCCCGGAGCGTCCCGGCGCCGAAGGCCAGGCCGCGCGAGCCCCTGGGCTCCTCGCACGGCGGAAAGCCCGGCGACGGCACGCCTTCGCCGGGCTCCCCGGTTCCGTGA
- a CDS encoding class I SAM-dependent methyltransferase: MSRKRTAQLAYSELQAAMLDEDKRRRKAAKIIAVLAHFLGREKADRGEILAGLTVGDIGCSAGFIADELAAAGASRTFGADIDVPGLKKAAGRFGHRVGFVCADGAALPFPDGSIDVLVFNHIYEHVVDPDAVVREMRRVLADDGVLYLGLGNRLGIMEPHYRLPFLSYLPAAAADRYVRAFGRADHYHERFRTRWGLRRMLAGFHVWDYTLPVLATPERFAGEELFTGPVGRAAKATLERTPRPVLRALLPLVPTYLWVATKTPRRPLGSPLPQPPEPVPTP, encoded by the coding sequence GTGAGCAGGAAGCGGACCGCCCAGCTTGCGTACTCCGAGCTTCAGGCCGCCATGCTCGACGAGGACAAACGCCGCCGCAAGGCCGCGAAGATCATCGCGGTGCTCGCGCACTTCTTGGGCAGGGAGAAAGCCGACCGCGGCGAGATCCTCGCCGGGCTCACCGTCGGGGACATCGGCTGCTCGGCGGGGTTCATCGCCGACGAGCTCGCGGCCGCGGGGGCGAGCCGTACGTTCGGGGCCGACATCGACGTGCCCGGGCTGAAGAAGGCGGCCGGGAGGTTCGGCCACCGCGTGGGGTTCGTCTGCGCCGACGGCGCCGCCCTGCCGTTCCCCGACGGATCGATCGACGTGCTCGTCTTCAACCACATCTACGAGCACGTGGTCGACCCGGACGCGGTGGTGAGAGAGATGCGCCGGGTGCTCGCCGACGACGGCGTGCTCTACCTCGGGCTCGGCAACCGGCTCGGGATCATGGAGCCGCACTACCGGCTGCCTTTCCTCTCTTATCTGCCGGCGGCCGCGGCGGACCGGTACGTCCGGGCGTTCGGCCGGGCCGACCACTATCACGAGCGGTTCCGCACCCGGTGGGGCCTGCGCCGGATGCTCGCCGGGTTCCACGTCTGGGATTACACGCTCCCCGTGCTCGCCACCCCGGAGCGGTTCGCCGGGGAGGAGCTCTTCACCGGCCCGGTGGGGCGGGCCGCGAAGGCGACCCTGGAGCGCACGCCGCGCCCGGTGCTCCGGGCGCTCCTGCCCCTGGTGCCCACCTACCTGTGGGTCGCGACCAAGACCCCGCGGCGCCCGCTCGGCTCCCCGCTCCCGCAGCCTCCGGAACCGGTGCCCACCCCATGA
- a CDS encoding lysylphosphatidylglycerol synthase domain-containing protein → MTLRRAVRVLFLAAALGFGAWAIAGQWAEVAGGFARLSWAVLAGSLAAVLGALAAGMLLWRALLADLGSRLTFAEAARVFFVGQLGKYIPGSVWPVIAQMELGRDHGVPRARSAAAFFLTYPIYLASGLLVAAVTLPALAGDSVAGYAWLLLLVPVALAALHPGLVNRVIDLGLRLLRRPPLERPLTRRGVLAAAGWALAGWAAYGAHLALLVHGLGATGAAAVPLSVGAFALAWCLGLVVVIAPAGAGVREVAIVAALAPVLDQGSAIAAALCSRLVVSIGDLVCAALAGLASWRLLAGRRTVTATGASGAGHGADLSSDATRE, encoded by the coding sequence ATGACCCTGCGTCGTGCCGTACGCGTGCTCTTCCTCGCGGCCGCGCTGGGGTTCGGCGCGTGGGCGATCGCCGGCCAGTGGGCGGAGGTCGCCGGCGGGTTCGCCCGGCTCTCCTGGGCGGTGCTCGCCGGCTCGCTCGCGGCCGTGCTCGGGGCGCTGGCCGCCGGGATGCTGCTGTGGCGGGCGCTCCTCGCCGACCTCGGGTCGCGGCTGACCTTCGCCGAGGCCGCGCGGGTCTTCTTCGTGGGGCAGCTCGGCAAGTACATCCCCGGCTCGGTCTGGCCGGTGATCGCCCAGATGGAGCTGGGGCGCGACCACGGCGTCCCGCGGGCGCGCAGCGCCGCCGCCTTCTTCCTCACCTATCCCATCTACCTGGCGAGCGGGCTGCTGGTGGCCGCGGTCACGCTGCCGGCGCTCGCCGGCGACTCGGTGGCGGGGTACGCCTGGCTGCTGCTCCTCGTCCCGGTCGCCCTCGCCGCGCTCCACCCGGGGCTGGTGAACCGGGTGATCGACCTGGGGCTGCGGCTGCTGCGCCGGCCACCGCTGGAACGCCCGCTCACCCGCCGGGGGGTGCTCGCGGCCGCCGGGTGGGCGCTCGCCGGTTGGGCGGCGTACGGGGCGCACCTCGCGCTGCTCGTCCACGGCCTGGGGGCGACCGGCGCCGCCGCCGTGCCGCTCAGCGTGGGCGCGTTCGCCCTGGCCTGGTGCCTGGGCCTGGTCGTGGTCATCGCCCCGGCCGGCGCGGGGGTGCGCGAGGTGGCGATCGTGGCCGCGCTCGCTCCCGTGCTCGACCAGGGCTCGGCGATCGCGGCCGCGCTCTGCTCCCGCCTGGTGGTCTCGATCGGCGACCTGGTCTGCGCCGCGCTCGCCGGTCTGGCGTCCTGGCGGCTGCTCGCCGGGCGTCGTACGGTGACCGCGACGGGCGCGTCCGGGGCGGGTCACGGAGCGGACCTGTCCAGCGATGCTACTCGTGAGTAG
- a CDS encoding sugar phosphate nucleotidyltransferase: MRASSSGLEAILLVGGQGTRLRPLTLTTPKPLLPTAGVPFLAHQLAKARSYGVRRVVFATSYRAELFTEAFGDGSGFGLEIVYMTEKQPLGTGGAIRNAAAALTCPPDAPVLVMNGDILSGHDIAAQVEAHLSRDAAVTLHLTEVEDPSRFGCVPITPDGRVTAFLEKTPNPVTNLINAGCYVFRRSVIDSAIPPGQVVSVERETFPKLIEDGALVLGYVDSSYWLDVGTPSAFVQGSADLVLGKLKSPALPGEAGEYLVLEGATVSPEAKLTGGTVVGTRAMVEAGASVQGSVVSDDAVIASGAVVVDSVVGAGARIDPGAVLRDVVVGDRARIGSGNELTSGLRVWPGVTLPECAVRFSSDI, from the coding sequence TTGCGTGCTTCGTCGTCGGGCCTTGAGGCGATCCTTCTCGTCGGAGGCCAGGGCACCCGCCTGCGGCCGTTGACCCTGACCACCCCGAAGCCGCTCCTGCCCACGGCCGGGGTTCCCTTCCTCGCCCACCAGCTTGCCAAGGCGCGATCATACGGCGTGCGCCGCGTGGTGTTCGCGACCTCGTACCGGGCAGAGCTGTTCACCGAGGCGTTCGGTGACGGTTCGGGCTTCGGGCTCGAGATCGTCTACATGACGGAGAAGCAGCCGCTCGGCACCGGCGGGGCGATCCGCAACGCCGCGGCGGCGCTCACCTGTCCGCCCGACGCGCCCGTCCTGGTGATGAACGGCGACATCCTCTCCGGGCACGACATCGCCGCACAGGTCGAGGCCCACCTCTCGCGCGACGCCGCGGTGACCCTGCACCTGACCGAGGTCGAGGACCCCTCCCGGTTCGGGTGCGTCCCCATCACCCCCGACGGCCGGGTGACGGCCTTCCTGGAGAAGACCCCGAACCCGGTGACGAACCTGATCAACGCGGGCTGCTACGTGTTCCGCCGCTCGGTGATCGACTCCGCGATCCCGCCCGGGCAGGTGGTGTCGGTCGAGCGGGAGACCTTCCCCAAGCTCATCGAGGATGGCGCGCTCGTCCTCGGGTACGTCGACTCCTCCTACTGGCTGGACGTCGGCACCCCGTCCGCGTTCGTCCAGGGCTCGGCCGACCTGGTGCTCGGCAAGCTCAAGTCTCCCGCGCTCCCGGGCGAGGCCGGGGAGTACCTCGTGCTCGAGGGGGCGACCGTGTCGCCGGAGGCGAAGCTCACCGGCGGCACCGTGGTCGGCACCCGGGCCATGGTCGAGGCGGGGGCGAGCGTCCAGGGCAGCGTCGTCTCCGACGACGCGGTGATCGCCTCCGGGGCGGTGGTGGTGGACTCCGTGGTCGGCGCCGGCGCCCGCATCGATCCCGGGGCGGTCCTCCGGGACGTGGTGGTGGGCGACCGCGCCCGGATCGGCTCGGGGAACGAGCTCACCTCCGGGCTGCGGGTCTGGCCCGGGGTCACGCTGCCGGAGTGCGCGGTCCGGTTCTCCAGCGACATCTGA
- a CDS encoding DNA-3-methyladenine glycosylase family protein, whose amino-acid sequence MGAARPAVRERGWRPGRPVDIALTLSPLRHGRGDPTWRRTPDGAVWRTSRTPDGPGTLRITAAGGEVHAQAWGPGAEWLLETLPSLLGADDDLTGFAGTLAAAARSGPAAARHAAIVAWLAARLPGLRIGRSQRVFESLVPAVLEQKVVGREAWRAWRWLVTRYGEPAPGPAASAGMAVIPPPEVWREIPSWDWHRAGVEAVRARTIVNAARHAGRLEATACAGAASAEADRLLRALPGIGVWTSAEVRQRAHGDADAPSVGDYHLPGIVGWALIGRKTDDAGMLELLEPFRGHRHRVVRVIELSGVRPPARGPRMPARDYRSF is encoded by the coding sequence ATGGGGGCAGCCCGCCCGGCGGTGCGGGAACGCGGGTGGCGGCCGGGGCGGCCGGTTGACATCGCGCTCACCCTCTCCCCGTTACGGCACGGCCGGGGCGACCCCACGTGGCGGCGCACCCCGGACGGGGCGGTGTGGCGCACCTCGCGCACGCCGGACGGGCCGGGCACGTTACGGATCACCGCGGCCGGGGGCGAGGTCCACGCGCAGGCGTGGGGCCCGGGCGCCGAGTGGCTGCTCGAGACCCTGCCGTCGCTCCTCGGCGCCGACGATGATCTGACCGGGTTCGCCGGGACGCTCGCCGCGGCCGCCCGGTCGGGCCCCGCGGCGGCCCGGCATGCCGCGATCGTCGCCTGGCTCGCCGCGCGCCTGCCCGGGTTGCGGATCGGTCGCTCCCAGCGGGTCTTCGAGTCCCTCGTGCCGGCCGTGCTCGAGCAGAAGGTCGTCGGCCGGGAGGCGTGGCGGGCCTGGCGGTGGCTGGTCACCCGGTACGGCGAGCCGGCCCCCGGCCCGGCCGCCTCCGCCGGTATGGCCGTGATCCCCCCGCCGGAGGTCTGGCGGGAGATCCCGAGCTGGGACTGGCACCGGGCGGGGGTGGAGGCCGTCCGGGCCCGGACCATCGTCAACGCCGCACGCCACGCCGGCCGGCTGGAGGCGACGGCGTGCGCCGGAGCGGCCTCCGCCGAGGCGGACCGGCTGCTGCGCGCCCTGCCGGGGATCGGGGTGTGGACCTCGGCCGAGGTGCGCCAGCGCGCCCACGGGGACGCCGACGCGCCGAGCGTGGGCGACTACCACCTGCCCGGCATCGTCGGCTGGGCGCTGATCGGCCGGAAGACGGACGACGCCGGCATGCTCGAGCTGCTGGAGCCGTTCCGCGGGCACCGGCACCGCGTGGTGCGGGTGATCGAGCTCAGCGGGGTCCGGCCGCCGGCCCGCGGCCCGCGCATGCCCGCCCGCGACTACCGGTCCTTCTGA
- a CDS encoding bifunctional FO biosynthesis protein CofGH produces MRNEYVNPTAMRRALARARDGKTLDAAEAAILMRARGEDLEALLGHASRVRDAGLVAAGRPGVITYSRKVFIPLTRLCRDRCGYCTFAAAPHELPSPYLSPDEVLDIARRGAAMGCKEALFTLGDRPEARWRQAREWLDAHGYDDTLSYVRAMAIRVLEETGLLPHLNPGVLTWRDLQRLKPVAPSMGMMLETTSRRLFEEKGMPHYGSPDKDPAVRLRVLEDAGRLSVPFTTGILIGIGETIEERVDSLFAIRRVAREYGGIQEVIVQNFRAKPDTAMRGMPDADLHDLAATIAVARLILGPKMRIQAPPNLIGGEYALMIRAGIDDWGGVSPLTPDHVNPERPWPQIEELAERTAAAGFRLRERLTIYPEYVRAGEPWLDPRLREHVAALADPETGLAREGAAPVGRPWQEPDGGFPLRTAGRTDLHTAIDTEGRRSDRRADFDTVYGDWEALRERLPGRTAGGGAAGRPIDGTVRAALRQAERDPARLTEEQALALLDLAGDAEGRGADDAGLDELCRIADGLRRDTVGDEITYVVNRNINFTNVCYTGCRFCAFAQRRTDLDAFTLSLEEVAERAAEAWEAGATEVCMQGGIHPDLPGTAYFDLARAVKERCPEIHVHAFSPMEVVNGASRANMSIEEWLLAAREAGVDSLPGTAAEILDDEVRWVLTKGKLPTRDWIEVITTAHRLGIPTTATMMYGHVDTHRHWVRHLRLIRSIQEETGGFTEFVPLPFVHHNTPIYLAGLARPGPTARENRAVHALARIMLHGAIDNIQVSWVKLDAGLLRAILAGGVNDLGGTLMEETISRMAGSESGSYRTISELAELVAPTGRPLRQRTTLYGTPPPERIEAARRSDGVCRSVRAVLPLVTGPGAGAPCHD; encoded by the coding sequence GTGCGCAACGAGTACGTGAACCCGACTGCGATGCGCCGGGCCCTCGCCCGGGCGAGGGACGGCAAGACGCTCGACGCGGCCGAGGCCGCGATCCTGATGCGCGCCCGAGGGGAGGATCTGGAGGCGCTGCTCGGCCACGCCTCACGCGTGCGCGACGCCGGCCTCGTCGCCGCCGGCCGGCCGGGAGTGATCACCTACAGCAGGAAGGTGTTCATCCCCCTGACCCGGCTGTGCCGGGACCGCTGCGGCTACTGCACGTTCGCCGCGGCCCCGCACGAGCTGCCGAGCCCGTACCTCTCCCCGGACGAGGTGCTCGACATCGCCCGGCGCGGGGCGGCCATGGGGTGCAAGGAGGCGCTGTTCACGCTCGGCGACCGGCCCGAGGCCCGGTGGCGGCAGGCCCGGGAGTGGCTCGACGCGCACGGCTACGACGACACCCTCTCCTACGTCCGCGCGATGGCCATCCGGGTGCTGGAGGAGACCGGCCTGCTGCCGCACCTCAACCCCGGGGTGCTCACCTGGCGCGACCTGCAGCGCCTCAAGCCGGTCGCGCCGTCGATGGGCATGATGCTCGAGACGACCTCCCGGCGGCTCTTCGAGGAGAAGGGCATGCCCCACTACGGCTCGCCGGACAAGGACCCGGCGGTCCGGCTACGGGTGCTCGAGGACGCGGGGCGGCTGAGCGTGCCGTTCACCACCGGCATCCTCATCGGCATCGGGGAGACGATCGAGGAGCGGGTCGACTCGCTCTTCGCGATCCGCCGGGTGGCCCGGGAGTACGGCGGCATCCAAGAGGTGATCGTCCAGAACTTCCGCGCGAAGCCGGACACGGCGATGCGGGGGATGCCCGACGCGGACCTGCACGACCTCGCCGCCACGATCGCGGTGGCCCGGCTGATCCTCGGCCCGAAGATGCGGATCCAGGCGCCGCCGAACCTGATCGGCGGCGAGTACGCGTTGATGATCCGGGCCGGCATCGACGACTGGGGCGGGGTCTCCCCGCTCACCCCCGACCACGTGAACCCGGAGCGGCCCTGGCCGCAGATCGAGGAGCTGGCGGAGCGCACCGCGGCGGCCGGGTTCCGGCTCCGGGAGCGCCTCACCATCTACCCCGAGTACGTGCGCGCCGGTGAGCCGTGGCTCGATCCGCGGCTGCGCGAGCACGTGGCGGCGCTCGCCGACCCGGAGACCGGGCTGGCCAGGGAGGGGGCGGCCCCGGTGGGCCGGCCCTGGCAGGAGCCGGACGGCGGGTTCCCCTTGCGCACCGCGGGCCGGACCGACCTGCACACCGCGATCGACACCGAGGGCCGCCGCAGCGACCGCCGCGCCGACTTCGACACCGTCTACGGCGACTGGGAGGCGCTCCGCGAGCGGCTGCCCGGCCGTACGGCAGGCGGGGGCGCGGCGGGGCGGCCGATCGACGGCACGGTGCGGGCGGCGCTGCGGCAGGCGGAGCGCGACCCGGCCCGGCTCACCGAGGAGCAGGCGCTCGCCCTCCTCGACCTCGCCGGCGACGCCGAGGGCAGGGGCGCCGACGACGCGGGGCTGGACGAGCTCTGCCGGATCGCCGACGGGCTGCGCCGGGACACGGTGGGCGACGAGATCACCTACGTGGTCAACCGGAACATCAACTTCACCAACGTCTGCTACACCGGCTGCCGGTTCTGCGCGTTCGCCCAGCGGCGCACCGACCTGGACGCGTTCACGCTCTCACTGGAGGAGGTGGCCGAGCGGGCCGCGGAGGCGTGGGAGGCGGGCGCCACCGAGGTGTGCATGCAGGGCGGCATCCACCCCGACCTGCCCGGCACCGCCTACTTCGACCTGGCCCGGGCGGTGAAGGAGCGCTGCCCGGAGATCCACGTCCACGCGTTCTCCCCGATGGAGGTGGTGAACGGCGCGAGCCGGGCGAACATGTCGATCGAGGAGTGGCTGCTCGCGGCCAGGGAGGCGGGGGTGGACTCGCTCCCCGGCACGGCGGCGGAGATCCTCGACGACGAGGTGCGCTGGGTGCTCACGAAGGGCAAGCTCCCCACCCGCGACTGGATCGAGGTGATCACGACCGCGCACCGGCTGGGCATCCCGACCACGGCCACGATGATGTACGGCCACGTGGACACGCACCGGCACTGGGTGCGGCACCTCCGGCTGATCCGGTCGATCCAGGAGGAGACCGGCGGCTTCACCGAGTTCGTGCCGCTGCCGTTCGTGCACCACAACACGCCGATCTACCTCGCCGGGCTGGCCCGGCCGGGCCCGACCGCGCGGGAGAACCGGGCGGTGCACGCGCTCGCCCGGATCATGCTCCACGGGGCGATCGACAACATCCAGGTCTCCTGGGTCAAGCTCGACGCCGGCCTGCTCCGCGCCATCCTCGCCGGGGGCGTGAACGACCTCGGCGGCACGCTCATGGAGGAGACGATCAGCCGGATGGCCGGGTCGGAGAGCGGGTCCTACCGGACGATCAGCGAGCTCGCCGAGCTGGTCGCGCCGACCGGCCGCCCGCTCCGGCAGCGCACCACGCTGTACGGCACGCCGCCGCCGGAGCGGATCGAGGCGGCGCGGCGGAGTGACGGCGTGTGCCGGAGCGTGCGCGCCGTGCTGCCGCTCGTGACCGGCCCGGGCGCGGGCGCGCCATGCCACGATTGA